In Phaseolus vulgaris cultivar G19833 chromosome 10, P. vulgaris v2.0, whole genome shotgun sequence, a single genomic region encodes these proteins:
- the LOC137818683 gene encoding WRKY DNA-binding transcription factor 70-like, translating to MDHRKVQEELVRGHEFATQLRLVINEKDDSATTTPFVQTLAKNVLRSFTNTLFLLDKYYPSHHLSNLVTPTKSEDSQESCKSFTSFKNRRGCYKRKRTTQEWEKVSEAPAVDGHHWRKYGQKEILKTKYSRNYYRCTHKYDGNCQATKQVQRIQEDPPLYKTTYFGHHTCNDLLNSEIILDSISSPSDTSILLSFNNSFPTPTKQDCPFLSSSASLDPSPSFIKEERIPSSSSNDYMLSSEPTLDDSSWHNNVTLPLDHWDVLSSALCDSSVDLDDINLLLDFDD from the exons atgGATCATAGAAAGGTGCAGGAGGAGCTTGTGAGAGGTCATGAGTTTGCTACTCAACTTCGACTAGTCATCAATGAAAAAGATGATTCAGCAACAACCACCCCATTTGTCCAAACTCTTGCCAAGAACGTGCTTAGATCCTTCACCAacacccttttcctcttggaCAAGTACTATCCCTCTCATCACCTTTCCAATCTTGTCACTCCCACCAAATCTGAGGACTCCCAAGAAAGTTGCAAGAGTTTCACCAGTTTCAAGAACAGAAGAGGCTGCTACAAGAGAAA AAGAACTACACAAGAATGGGAGAAGGTTTCAGAAGCTCCAGCAGTTGATGGCCACCACTGGAGAAAGTATGGCCAAAAAGAGATCCTCAAAACCAAATACTCAAG GAACTATTACAGGTGCACTCACAAGTATGATGGGAATTGTCAAGCAACAAAACAAGTGCAAAGAATTCAAGAGGATCCTCCCTTGTATAAGACCACCTATTTTGGCCACCACACATGCAATGACTTGCTAAACTCTGAAATCATACTTGATTCCATCAGTTCTCCTTCTGACACTTCCATACTGCTTAGCTTTAACAACAGCTTCCCTACTCCAACCAAGCAAGATTGTCCTTTTTTATCATCCTCAGCATCTCTTGATCCCTCACCATCCTTCATCAAAGAGGAGAGAATTCCCTCATCTTCCTCCAATGATTACATGCTATCCTCAGAACCCACTTTAGATGATTCTTCATGGCACAATAATGTCACTCTACCACTCGATCACTGGGATGTTTTGTCTTCTGCCTTGTGTGATTCTTCTGTTGACCTTGATGATATCAACCTTCTGTTGGATTTTGATGATTAA